A genomic window from Streptomyces mirabilis includes:
- a CDS encoding NUDIX domain-containing protein, with protein MSATPHPPADFAPDSHCSSCGAPYGEANSGWPRTCAVCGGVAYRNPLPVAVALQPVYDDRGTALVVITRTIAPARGGVALPGGFIDHREDWRHAVARELKEETGIDVASREVRLADAMSSPAGHLLLFGLLPERPAADLPPSAATDETEGWHLLRRPTELAFPLHTLAARAWFEGRYV; from the coding sequence GTGTCCGCAACCCCGCACCCACCCGCCGACTTCGCGCCGGACTCGCACTGTTCGAGCTGCGGAGCACCCTACGGAGAAGCCAACTCCGGCTGGCCCCGCACCTGCGCCGTCTGCGGCGGCGTGGCCTACCGCAACCCGCTGCCGGTCGCGGTGGCGCTGCAGCCCGTGTACGACGACAGGGGCACCGCCCTGGTCGTCATCACCCGGACCATCGCTCCCGCCCGCGGAGGCGTCGCGCTGCCCGGAGGGTTCATCGACCACCGGGAGGACTGGCGGCACGCCGTCGCCCGGGAACTCAAGGAGGAGACGGGAATCGACGTGGCGAGCCGCGAGGTGCGGCTCGCCGACGCGATGAGCTCTCCTGCCGGGCACCTGCTGCTCTTCGGGCTCCTACCGGAGCGCCCGGCCGCCGACCTGCCGCCGTCCGCCGCCACGGACGAGACCGAGGGCTGGCACCTGCTGCGCCGGCCCACCGAGCTCGCCTTCCCGCTGCACACCTTGGCGGCGCGCGCGTGGTTCGAGGGTCGCTACGTCTGA
- a CDS encoding glycoside hydrolase family 31 protein encodes MDGRDLVRSVKAVGSTGAAQGLRTVRAAWRRRRADAAGLPRRGAERARVPGPVQGAEPGPGGGVIRFTRSELRITVAVSGAVFWGWDGAGPEPSYALAGRCPEPDPRAVLEPDKDDGWRVVAERVTVVVSRHGAVEVRTPGGVILRRDLPPRWWEPVDGGGARWMQRSEVAADARFFGLGGRAAGPRLRDGTYRLWNTDPGHPFAPGDDPLYITMPVQMVVSDAGTHLVFHDTSWDGTVNLREGEEGAGSGHDRAGTCELRMDGGPLRCWLMVGTPARVLHAWASLTGAPALPPAWALGHHHARWGFGSEQEVRRIVAGYQERGLPLDAVHLDIDHYDAHQVFTVDRERFPKLPVLAEELRRDGIRLVSIVDPAVKAAPGNAVYDSGLAEDAFVRDGSGRLVRGVVWPGESVYPDFTHARVREWWGGLYEERLAQGFAGFWHDMNEPTSFTAFGESTLPRSARHSLEGRGGDHREAHNVYALGMARAAYEGLRERDPQERPFLFSRSGWAGMQRYGGTWSGDVATGWPGLRASLSLVMGLGLCGVPYSGPDVGGFDGSPSPELYLRWFQLGAYLPLFRTHASLRAGRREPWEFGDDVLEHARAALVERRRLLPYFMTLALLARRTGAPYVRPLWWAAPEDRALRDCEDAFMLGDCLLVAPVLDHGADRRAVQLPRGRWYDTVTEEVHEGPAQVLLDAPLSRIPVLARAGAVVPVRGDDGGLELEAWAPARGRVGGGLAVPDRGDGWDEPELERYVTRWEGQHVVVRRDGEGGAGTPEYPVRVRGLGAR; translated from the coding sequence ATGGACGGTCGTGACCTGGTGCGTTCGGTGAAGGCGGTCGGTTCGACGGGGGCGGCCCAGGGCTTGCGTACCGTGCGGGCCGCATGGCGAAGGAGGCGTGCCGACGCCGCTGGGCTGCCACGGCGGGGGGCCGAACGCGCGCGGGTGCCCGGCCCGGTGCAGGGGGCGGAGCCGGGGCCCGGGGGTGGGGTCATCAGGTTCACGCGGTCCGAATTGCGGATCACGGTCGCGGTGAGCGGGGCGGTGTTCTGGGGCTGGGACGGGGCCGGTCCGGAGCCGTCATACGCGCTCGCGGGCCGTTGCCCGGAGCCGGACCCGCGGGCCGTCCTGGAGCCCGACAAGGACGACGGCTGGCGGGTGGTGGCCGAACGGGTGACCGTCGTCGTCTCGCGGCACGGCGCCGTCGAGGTGCGAACCCCGGGTGGTGTGATCCTGCGCCGTGATCTGCCGCCCCGTTGGTGGGAGCCGGTCGACGGGGGCGGCGCGCGGTGGATGCAGCGCTCGGAAGTGGCCGCCGACGCTCGGTTCTTCGGCCTGGGCGGGCGCGCGGCCGGTCCCAGGCTGCGTGACGGGACGTACCGGCTGTGGAACACGGATCCCGGGCACCCCTTCGCGCCGGGCGACGATCCGCTGTACATCACGATGCCCGTGCAGATGGTGGTCTCCGACGCGGGCACGCATCTCGTGTTCCACGACACCTCCTGGGACGGCACGGTGAACCTGCGCGAGGGAGAGGAGGGCGCGGGGTCCGGGCACGACCGCGCGGGAACGTGCGAGTTGCGGATGGACGGTGGCCCGCTGCGGTGCTGGTTGATGGTGGGCACCCCCGCGCGCGTGCTGCACGCCTGGGCCTCGCTCACCGGGGCGCCCGCGCTGCCGCCCGCGTGGGCTCTGGGACACCATCACGCGCGCTGGGGCTTCGGCAGCGAGCAGGAGGTGCGGCGGATCGTCGCGGGCTATCAGGAGCGCGGTCTGCCCCTCGACGCGGTGCACCTGGACATCGATCACTACGACGCCCACCAGGTGTTCACGGTGGACCGGGAGCGCTTCCCGAAGCTGCCGGTACTCGCCGAGGAGCTGCGCCGCGACGGCATCCGACTGGTGTCGATCGTCGACCCGGCGGTCAAGGCCGCGCCGGGCAACGCGGTGTACGACAGCGGTCTCGCCGAGGACGCCTTCGTCCGGGACGGTTCGGGCCGGCTTGTGCGGGGGGTCGTATGGCCCGGGGAGTCGGTCTATCCGGACTTCACGCACGCGCGTGTGCGGGAGTGGTGGGGCGGCCTCTACGAGGAACGGCTGGCGCAGGGGTTCGCGGGATTCTGGCACGACATGAACGAGCCGACGTCGTTCACGGCGTTCGGGGAGTCGACGCTGCCGAGGTCGGCTCGGCACTCCCTGGAGGGACGCGGCGGTGACCATCGTGAGGCGCACAACGTGTACGCCCTGGGCATGGCCCGAGCCGCGTACGAGGGACTGCGCGAAAGGGATCCCCAGGAGCGGCCGTTCCTCTTCTCGCGCTCCGGGTGGGCCGGAATGCAGCGCTACGGAGGGACCTGGTCCGGTGACGTGGCCACGGGCTGGCCCGGGCTGCGGGCTTCGCTGTCCCTGGTGATGGGGCTCGGGCTGTGCGGGGTTCCGTACTCGGGTCCCGACGTGGGCGGTTTCGACGGCAGCCCGTCTCCCGAGCTGTACCTGCGGTGGTTCCAGCTCGGCGCGTATCTGCCGCTGTTCCGTACGCACGCGAGTCTGCGGGCGGGTCGCCGGGAGCCATGGGAGTTCGGTGACGACGTACTGGAGCACGCGCGCGCGGCTCTCGTCGAGCGGCGGCGGCTGCTCCCGTACTTCATGACGCTGGCGCTGCTGGCGCGCCGCACGGGCGCACCCTATGTGCGGCCGCTGTGGTGGGCGGCGCCGGAGGACCGGGCACTCAGGGACTGCGAGGACGCCTTCATGCTGGGTGACTGCCTTCTTGTGGCACCGGTGCTGGACCATGGGGCCGATCGTCGTGCGGTGCAGCTGCCCCGGGGGCGTTGGTACGACACGGTCACCGAGGAGGTGCACGAGGGGCCGGCCCAGGTGTTGCTCGATGCCCCCTTGTCGCGGATTCCGGTGCTGGCGCGCGCGGGTGCCGTCGTGCCCGTCCGTGGCGACGACGGCGGCCTGGAGCTGGAGGCGTGGGCTCCGGCGCGCGGGCGGGTCGGGGGCGGGCTCGCCGTGCCGGACCGCGGCGACGGCTGGGACGAGCCCGAGCTCGAACGCTACGTGACGCGCTGGGAGGGGCAGCACGTGGTCGTGCGGCGGGACGGAGAGGGCGGAGCGGGCACGCCGGAGTATCCGGTCCGGGTGCGGGGCCTCGGGGCGCGGTGA
- a CDS encoding EAL domain-containing protein: MPSWTDTVRFAFQPVVNLTTGGVAALEILARPESGDILAQARRDPKLDGRLAALAIRAAARRETMLPLHVNVFAGTLADLGRLAALRDAVREAGRLPWEVTIDIGPPYTHVPHQALLEAVSTVRSEGFRICADGVGDGDAPLRLLTDLAPELVKLDASLLTRPAAVRAMRTLCEQLGALLSVEGVETELQCAAAVSAGAQLAQGELFAPPARLPVADVYVPALSPGVAAAPRSGPSVRQFVRPAALLPATASAGQVRALLTGSPDVSGVLLVDPSGIPVRSVHRSRFLLSMSGPYGHALYADRPAAKLGDPPRTVGVDATAWEVLDVVADGERDRTSDDVAVVDHYGRCVGVVRLADLVRALSETRVEEAAGLNPLTRLPGSDAITDEVDRRIADGLTFALTWLDVDHFKRVNDGAGFAAGDELIRAVGRTLQHAASGTTRVGHIGGDDFLVLADPETLGPLAGTVLDAPWSAGGRPVTLSLATVLCAPGSVTDHRQAAACLAPLKQAAKALSGASWVLGRAGLPGHEVLRGSGAERAQAG; this comes from the coding sequence GTGCCTTCCTGGACGGATACTGTCCGCTTCGCCTTCCAGCCGGTCGTCAACCTGACGACCGGAGGGGTCGCGGCGCTGGAGATACTCGCCCGTCCCGAATCCGGTGACATCCTGGCACAGGCCCGCCGTGACCCCAAACTCGACGGGCGGCTGGCGGCGTTGGCGATCCGTGCAGCGGCCCGCAGGGAGACGATGCTGCCACTGCACGTGAATGTCTTCGCCGGGACACTGGCTGATCTCGGACGGCTCGCGGCGCTGCGCGACGCCGTGCGCGAGGCCGGTCGGCTGCCGTGGGAAGTGACGATCGACATCGGTCCGCCGTACACGCACGTGCCGCACCAGGCCCTGCTGGAGGCGGTGTCCACGGTGCGCAGCGAAGGCTTCCGGATCTGTGCGGACGGGGTGGGCGACGGCGACGCACCCCTGCGGCTGCTCACGGACCTCGCGCCCGAGCTGGTGAAGCTCGACGCGTCCCTGCTGACGCGGCCGGCGGCGGTCAGGGCGATGCGGACGCTGTGCGAGCAGTTGGGCGCACTGCTGTCCGTGGAGGGCGTCGAGACGGAGCTGCAGTGCGCGGCCGCGGTGTCGGCGGGGGCGCAGTTGGCGCAGGGCGAGCTGTTCGCGCCGCCCGCACGGTTGCCCGTCGCGGACGTATACGTTCCGGCCCTCTCCCCCGGCGTCGCGGCGGCCCCCCGGTCGGGACCGTCGGTACGGCAGTTCGTGCGGCCGGCCGCGCTGCTGCCCGCGACCGCGTCCGCGGGGCAGGTGCGGGCGCTGCTCACCGGCTCGCCCGACGTGTCCGGCGTGCTGCTCGTGGATCCCTCCGGGATCCCTGTCCGCTCGGTGCACCGGTCACGGTTCCTGCTGTCGATGTCGGGGCCGTACGGGCATGCCCTGTACGCCGACCGGCCGGCCGCCAAGCTCGGCGATCCGCCGCGTACGGTCGGCGTCGACGCGACCGCGTGGGAGGTCCTCGACGTGGTGGCGGACGGCGAGCGGGATCGTACGTCGGACGATGTCGCGGTCGTCGATCACTACGGGCGGTGCGTGGGGGTCGTACGTCTGGCCGATCTCGTACGAGCGCTCTCCGAGACCCGGGTCGAGGAGGCGGCCGGGCTCAACCCGCTGACCAGGCTGCCCGGTTCGGACGCGATCACCGACGAGGTGGACCGGCGGATCGCCGACGGCCTGACGTTCGCCCTCACTTGGCTCGATGTCGATCACTTCAAGCGGGTCAACGACGGAGCGGGCTTCGCCGCGGGCGACGAGCTGATCCGGGCGGTCGGGCGGACGCTGCAGCACGCGGCTTCCGGGACGACCCGGGTGGGGCACATCGGCGGCGACGACTTCCTGGTCCTCGCGGATCCGGAGACTCTCGGCCCGCTGGCCGGCACGGTACTCGACGCGCCCTGGTCGGCGGGCGGACGTCCCGTCACCTTGTCGCTGGCCACGGTCCTGTGCGCGCCGGGCAGCGTGACCGACCACCGACAGGCGGCGGCCTGTCTGGCACCGCTCAAACAGGCCGCCAAGGCTCTGAGCGGGGCGAGTTGGGTGCTGGGGCGGGCGGGACTGCCGGGACATGAGGTCCTGCGTGGTTCGGGGGCGGAGCGGGCACAGGCCGGTTGA
- a CDS encoding Zn-ribbon domain-containing OB-fold protein codes for MVAGWFAGDGDDFRLLGTRCSACASVFFPREDAFCRNPGCRGGELTEVPLSRRGRVWSYTDSRYRPPSPYVTDPELSWEPYALIAVELESERLVVLGQTVPGITVSDLAVGMEVEVVPGVLNEDEETTWTTWHWRPTGVTA; via the coding sequence GTGGTCGCCGGATGGTTCGCCGGGGACGGGGACGACTTCCGTCTCCTCGGCACACGCTGCTCCGCGTGCGCCTCGGTCTTCTTCCCCCGCGAGGACGCCTTCTGCCGGAATCCGGGATGCCGGGGCGGTGAGCTGACCGAGGTTCCGCTGTCCCGGCGCGGTCGCGTCTGGTCGTACACCGACAGCCGGTACCGGCCTCCGTCACCGTATGTGACCGATCCGGAACTCTCATGGGAACCCTATGCGTTGATCGCTGTGGAGCTTGAATCCGAGCGACTCGTCGTACTTGGTCAGACGGTTCCCGGGATCACCGTCTCCGACCTGGCGGTGGGCATGGAGGTGGAGGTCGTCCCCGGTGTGCTGAACGAGGACGAGGAGACGACGTGGACGACATGGCACTGGCGGCCGACGGGGGTGACGGCATGA
- a CDS encoding aminotransferase class I/II-fold pyridoxal phosphate-dependent enzyme, whose protein sequence is MATQYGITGATAKGIASSVERGVAEGALGPGAALPPVRRLADELGVSPGTVATAYKELRRRGIVVTRGRGGTVVAAAPSVASRRPPRVPDGLRDLAGGHPDPRLLPHLVPPSRLSPGARSHRSTPRLARLEDAVRDWLRPDGVPTEHVTFAHGALDLIGRLLSVELRPGDAVAMEDPGYHHLLDLVTALGLRTVPVAVDDQGMRPEALRDALRAGVRAVVCSPRAQNPYGGRFSAERRDSLVAILQEEPDVLVVENDHASAVADAPLHALAAGGLERWVHVRTVSKFLGTDLRWAAAACDPTTLARHDGRMLLTSGWVSHLLQETVYELMTDDDTHALVARAQDMYALRRNALRHQLAEQGIPSHSVSGLNVWVPVRDESAVVNGLRSYGWWVAAGARFRLASAPGVRISVAELDPSDAARLASDFAVVLGESEATYGG, encoded by the coding sequence GTGGCAACACAATATGGGATCACTGGCGCGACGGCCAAGGGAATTGCCTCGTCCGTCGAACGAGGCGTGGCCGAAGGCGCGTTGGGGCCGGGAGCGGCGCTGCCTCCGGTGCGCAGGCTCGCCGACGAGCTCGGAGTGAGCCCGGGGACGGTCGCGACGGCGTACAAGGAGCTGCGGCGGCGCGGGATCGTCGTGACGCGCGGGCGTGGCGGGACCGTGGTCGCCGCGGCGCCCTCGGTGGCGTCGCGGCGACCGCCGAGGGTGCCGGACGGGCTGCGGGACCTGGCGGGTGGCCATCCCGACCCGCGGCTGCTTCCGCATCTGGTACCACCCTCGCGGCTCTCCCCCGGCGCGCGGTCCCACCGCAGCACGCCGCGTCTGGCGCGGTTGGAGGACGCCGTGCGCGACTGGCTGCGACCGGACGGGGTGCCGACGGAACACGTGACCTTCGCGCACGGCGCGCTCGATCTGATCGGGCGGCTGCTGTCGGTGGAGTTGCGTCCCGGTGACGCCGTCGCGATGGAAGACCCCGGCTATCACCATCTGCTGGACCTGGTCACGGCGCTGGGGCTGCGTACGGTCCCGGTGGCCGTGGACGACCAGGGGATGCGACCCGAGGCCCTGCGCGACGCCCTACGGGCCGGCGTACGAGCGGTGGTGTGCAGTCCACGGGCGCAGAATCCGTACGGCGGTCGCTTCTCGGCGGAGCGCCGGGACTCTCTGGTCGCCATACTCCAGGAGGAGCCCGATGTGCTCGTGGTGGAGAACGACCATGCGTCCGCCGTCGCCGATGCGCCTCTTCATGCTCTGGCCGCGGGCGGCCTTGAGCGCTGGGTGCACGTGCGGACCGTGAGCAAGTTCCTCGGGACGGACCTGCGGTGGGCGGCTGCGGCCTGCGATCCGACCACGCTGGCCCGGCACGACGGCCGGATGCTGCTCACCTCCGGCTGGGTCAGCCACCTGCTCCAGGAGACGGTGTACGAGCTGATGACGGACGACGACACGCACGCGTTGGTCGCCCGCGCACAGGACATGTACGCGCTGCGGCGGAACGCACTGCGACACCAACTCGCGGAACAGGGGATCCCGTCCCATTCCGTGAGCGGACTGAATGTCTGGGTACCGGTGCGCGACGAGTCGGCCGTCGTCAACGGGCTGCGGTCCTACGGGTGGTGGGTCGCGGCGGGTGCGCGGTTCAGGCTCGCTTCCGCGCCCGGTGTACGGATCTCGGTCGCGGAACTCGACCCCTCCGACGCGGCGCGCCTGGCCTCGGACTTCGCTGTCGTGCTCGGCGAGTCCGAGGCCACCTACGGAGGTTGA
- a CDS encoding lipid-transfer protein: MSGEVAVLGAGMHPWGKWGRGFVEYGVVAARAALADAGVDWRDVGSVVGADTVRAGYPGYVAGATFAKALGWQGARVTSVYAACASGAQAINAARAQILSGLADVVLVVGADAAPKGFFRPAGGDRPDDPDWLRFRVLGATNPTYFGLYARRRMAVHGDTLEDFAQVKVKNAALGALNPNARYRKRVTAEEVAGSAVVADPLRLLDICATSDGGAALVLSSMDFARRHGAADPVRIRAVSTVTPRYPNTVLDLPDIATDSAVAVEPSAGTFRASIARAAYEEAGIGPEDLSLAEVYDLSTALELQWYEDLGLCGEGEAAKLLREGATSLGGRIPVNVSGGLASFGEAVPAQAIAQVCELTWQLRGDAGDRQIASARVGITANQGLFGHGSSVVAVR; this comes from the coding sequence ATGAGCGGTGAGGTGGCGGTGCTCGGCGCGGGCATGCATCCGTGGGGCAAGTGGGGGCGCGGATTCGTCGAGTACGGGGTCGTGGCGGCGCGTGCCGCGCTGGCCGACGCGGGGGTCGACTGGCGGGACGTCGGCTCGGTCGTGGGCGCCGACACCGTGCGCGCCGGCTATCCGGGGTACGTGGCGGGAGCGACGTTCGCGAAGGCCCTGGGCTGGCAGGGAGCGCGGGTCACGAGCGTGTACGCCGCGTGCGCGTCGGGGGCGCAGGCCATCAACGCGGCGCGGGCACAGATCCTTTCGGGCCTCGCGGACGTGGTCCTCGTCGTCGGCGCCGACGCGGCGCCCAAGGGATTCTTCCGTCCGGCGGGCGGCGACAGGCCGGACGATCCCGACTGGCTGCGGTTCCGGGTCCTCGGAGCGACGAATCCGACGTACTTCGGACTGTACGCACGGCGGCGGATGGCCGTGCACGGGGACACTCTGGAGGACTTCGCGCAGGTCAAGGTGAAGAACGCCGCCCTGGGGGCGCTGAATCCGAACGCGCGGTACCGCAAGAGGGTCACGGCCGAAGAGGTGGCGGGTTCCGCCGTCGTCGCCGACCCGTTGCGGCTGCTCGACATCTGCGCGACGTCCGACGGGGGCGCCGCCCTCGTGCTGTCGAGCATGGACTTCGCGCGACGGCACGGGGCGGCGGACCCCGTACGGATCCGCGCGGTGTCGACGGTGACACCGCGCTACCCCAACACCGTGCTCGACCTTCCGGACATCGCCACGGACTCCGCCGTCGCGGTGGAACCCTCGGCCGGCACCTTCCGGGCCTCGATCGCGCGGGCGGCGTACGAGGAGGCGGGCATCGGCCCCGAGGACCTCTCGCTGGCCGAGGTGTACGACCTGTCCACGGCCCTGGAACTGCAGTGGTACGAGGACCTGGGGCTGTGCGGGGAAGGGGAGGCCGCGAAGCTGCTGCGGGAGGGTGCCACATCGTTGGGCGGGCGCATACCGGTGAATGTCAGCGGCGGGCTGGCCTCCTTCGGAGAGGCCGTTCCGGCGCAGGCCATAGCCCAGGTGTGCGAGCTGACATGGCAGCTGCGCGGGGACGCGGGCGACCGGCAGATCGCGAGCGCGCGTGTGGGAATCACGGCGAACCAGGGGCTGTTCGGACACGGTTCGTCGGTGGTCGCCGTCCGTTGA
- a CDS encoding M15 family metallopeptidase, which translates to MTRLSNAVRGLVTTLAALLAVTAASATARATPEPKAPEGFVALRSVDPTIIQEVRYFTPHNFVGERVDGYRQPICILTRPAAEALHKAQVTLLHEGYTLKVYDCYRPQRAVDHFVRWAEDLDDQAMKPEFYPQVDKTRLFEDGYIAEKSGHSRGSTTDLTIVRLPAKPTRPYVPGEPLVPCYAPQDERFPDNSVDMGTGFDCFDTLAHTLDPRVQGVQRANRLLLKSTLEDLGFVNLAEEWWHYTYKPEPYPDTYFDFPVSKESLTSSP; encoded by the coding sequence ATGACACGACTCTCCAACGCCGTACGCGGTCTGGTGACCACGCTCGCCGCCTTACTGGCCGTGACCGCCGCCTCCGCCACCGCCCGGGCGACGCCCGAGCCGAAGGCTCCCGAGGGCTTCGTGGCCCTGCGGTCCGTGGACCCGACGATCATCCAGGAGGTGCGCTACTTCACGCCGCACAACTTCGTCGGCGAACGCGTCGACGGCTACCGACAGCCGATCTGCATCCTCACCCGACCCGCCGCCGAAGCCCTCCACAAGGCCCAGGTGACACTGCTGCACGAGGGCTACACCCTCAAGGTGTACGACTGCTACCGGCCGCAACGCGCCGTCGACCACTTCGTGCGCTGGGCCGAGGACCTCGACGACCAGGCGATGAAGCCCGAGTTCTATCCGCAGGTCGACAAGACCCGTCTGTTCGAGGACGGTTACATCGCCGAGAAGTCCGGACACAGCCGCGGCTCGACGACGGACCTCACGATCGTGCGGCTGCCGGCGAAGCCGACCCGCCCGTACGTCCCCGGAGAACCCCTCGTGCCCTGCTACGCGCCCCAGGACGAGCGCTTCCCGGACAACTCCGTGGACATGGGTACCGGCTTCGACTGCTTCGACACCCTCGCGCACACGCTGGACCCACGCGTCCAGGGCGTGCAGCGAGCCAACCGGCTGCTCCTGAAGAGCACCCTCGAAGACCTCGGATTCGTCAACCTCGCCGAGGAGTGGTGGCACTACACGTACAAGCCCGAGCCCTACCCCGACACGTACTTCGACTTCCCCGTGTCCAAGGAATCACTGACTTCGTCCCCCTGA
- a CDS encoding acetoacetate--CoA ligase → MSTANPSALWQPDPGRITQAQVTKFQAWAAEHHGAPSDGGYSALHSWSVRELDTFWKAVTEWFDVRFSTPYARVLGDRSMPGAEWFPGATLNYAEHALRAAETRTDEPALLYVDETHEPTPVSWSELRRQVGSLAAELRALGVRPGDRVSGYLPNIPQAVTALLATAAVGAVWTSCAPDFGARSVLDRFQQVEPVVLFTVDGYRYGGKEHDRRDVVAELRRELPTLRAVVHIPLLGTEAPEGALDWSELTSADVAPVFEEVPFDHPLWVLYSSGTTGLPKAIVQSQGGILVEHLKQLGLHCDLGPEDRFFWYTSTGWMMWNFLVSGLLTGTTIVLYDGSPGYPDTGAQWRIAERTGATLFGTSAAYVMACRKAGVHPSQDFDLTRVQCVATTGSPLPPDGFRWLHDEVRDDLWIASVSGGTDVCSCFAGAVPTLPVYIGELQAPGLGTDLQSWDPAGKPLIDEVGELVVTNPMPSMPIRFWNDPDGSRYHDSYFDTYPGVWRHGDWITVTSRGSVVIHGRSDSTLNRQGVRMGSADIYEAVERLPEIKESLVIGVEQPDGGYWMPLFVHLAPGAALDEALLNRIKQTIREQLSPRHVPDEVIEVPGVPHTLTGKRIEVPVKRLLQGAPLEKAVNVGSVDNVELLHFYEELARKRG, encoded by the coding sequence ATGTCCACCGCGAACCCCTCAGCGCTCTGGCAGCCCGACCCAGGGCGCATCACCCAGGCACAGGTCACCAAGTTCCAGGCCTGGGCGGCCGAGCACCACGGAGCCCCGTCCGACGGCGGCTACTCGGCACTGCACAGCTGGTCGGTGCGGGAACTGGACACGTTCTGGAAGGCCGTCACCGAGTGGTTCGACGTACGGTTTTCGACCCCCTACGCGCGCGTGCTCGGTGACCGCTCGATGCCCGGCGCCGAATGGTTCCCCGGGGCGACCCTGAACTACGCCGAGCACGCCCTGCGCGCGGCCGAGACCCGCACGGACGAACCAGCACTCCTGTACGTCGACGAGACCCACGAGCCGACCCCGGTGAGCTGGTCCGAGCTGCGCCGTCAGGTCGGCTCCCTGGCCGCCGAGCTGCGCGCCCTCGGGGTACGCCCGGGGGACCGCGTCAGCGGCTATCTCCCGAACATTCCGCAGGCCGTGACCGCCCTCCTCGCCACGGCCGCCGTAGGGGCCGTGTGGACGTCCTGCGCCCCCGATTTCGGCGCGCGCAGCGTCCTCGACCGCTTTCAGCAGGTCGAACCCGTCGTGCTCTTCACGGTCGACGGCTACCGCTACGGTGGCAAGGAGCACGACCGCCGTGACGTGGTCGCCGAGCTGCGCCGCGAACTGCCGACCCTGCGCGCCGTCGTCCACATCCCACTGCTCGGCACCGAAGCACCCGAAGGAGCCCTGGACTGGTCCGAGCTGACCTCTGCGGACGTGGCGCCCGTCTTCGAAGAGGTCCCTTTCGACCATCCTTTGTGGGTGCTCTACTCCTCCGGCACGACCGGCCTCCCCAAGGCCATCGTCCAGTCCCAGGGCGGCATCCTCGTCGAGCACCTCAAGCAACTGGGCCTGCACTGCGACCTCGGCCCCGAGGACCGCTTCTTCTGGTACACGTCCACCGGCTGGATGATGTGGAACTTCCTCGTCTCCGGCCTGCTCACGGGCACCACGATCGTCCTCTACGACGGCAGCCCCGGATACCCGGACACGGGTGCCCAATGGCGGATCGCCGAACGCACGGGAGCGACCCTCTTCGGCACCTCCGCCGCGTATGTGATGGCGTGCCGCAAGGCGGGCGTCCACCCCTCCCAGGACTTCGACCTCACGCGTGTGCAGTGCGTCGCGACGACCGGCTCGCCCCTGCCGCCCGACGGCTTCCGCTGGCTGCACGACGAGGTCCGCGACGATCTGTGGATCGCCTCCGTCAGCGGTGGCACGGACGTGTGCTCCTGTTTCGCGGGAGCGGTACCGACGCTCCCGGTGTACATCGGGGAACTCCAGGCCCCCGGTCTCGGCACCGACCTCCAGTCCTGGGACCCCGCAGGCAAGCCCCTGATCGACGAAGTCGGTGAGCTGGTGGTCACCAACCCGATGCCGTCCATGCCCATCCGCTTCTGGAACGATCCCGACGGCAGCCGCTACCACGACAGCTACTTCGACACGTATCCCGGAGTGTGGCGCCACGGTGACTGGATCACCGTCACCTCGCGCGGTTCGGTCGTCATCCACGGCCGCTCGGACTCGACGCTCAACCGCCAGGGCGTGCGCATGGGGTCGGCCGACATCTACGAAGCCGTCGAACGCCTCCCCGAGATCAAGGAGTCGCTCGTCATCGGTGTCGAACAGCCCGACGGCGGCTACTGGATGCCCCTCTTCGTCCACCTCGCCCCCGGAGCCGCGCTCGACGAGGCCCTCCTGAACCGCATCAAGCAGACCATCCGCGAACAGCTCTCCCCGCGCCACGTCCCCGACGAGGTCATCGAGGTGCCCGGTGTCCCGCACACCCTCACGGGCAAACGCATCGAGGTTCCGGTCAAGCGCCTTCTCCAGGGAGCCCCTTTGGAGAAGGCGGTCAACGTCGGCTCCGTGGACAACGTCGAGTTGCTGCACTTCTACGAAGAGCTGGCCCGCAAGCGCGGCTGA